In Synechocystis sp. PCC 6714, the following are encoded in one genomic region:
- the glgX gene encoding glycogen debranching protein GlgX: MPQLMPVSNLPTDVRLGQTFPLGATVYGDGVNFCLFSKHAERVTLLLFDRPNDPAPARTIELDPDRNRTFYYWHIFVEGLKAGQVYAYRVDGPQEPEKGHRFDPDKVLLDPYAKAIAGKDIYDRKAAMLPGDNCAQALRSVVADTSVYDWEDDKAPRTPYAASIIYELHVGGFTRNPNSGLSEKKRGTYAGLIEKIPYLKELGITAVELLPVHYFDPEDAQPGLTNYWGYSTIGFFAPHQGYSAADDPLEVVDEFRDMVKALHKAGIEVILDVVFNHTAEGNEKGPTLSFRGIDNKTYYILDEDKSSYSNYSGCGNSVKANHPVVGGLILDSLRYWVSEMHVDGFRFDLASVLVRDTKGVPLHGSEIATANIIWAIESDPILAGTKLIAEAWDAAGLYSVGKFVELADWFAEWNGPFRDDVRRFVKGDNGAVPALASRLLGSPDIYYRQDTDINRSINFVTCHDGFTLLDLVSYDEKHNEANGENNRDGANDNFSWNCGVEGETDDPKINQLRLRQIKNFLTILFFSQGTPMLLMGDPVGRTQRGNNNGYCQDNELSWFDWSGEETHGDETHFLRGIIALTQSLSLFLEESLLPVLNFALPRLPDDNETSDAENPEGEELVYKPLPPVDEAALRQMYLKATKDLPGPCVVWHGVKLAQPDWSYTSHTLAVTLFHPQAREILHLIFNAYWEPLNFELPPLNDGLTWHRLVDTYLPTPEDFQRPAIAPAVEGEEYWVQPRSSVVLMAK; the protein is encoded by the coding sequence GTGCCACAGTTGATGCCCGTTTCCAACCTGCCTACCGATGTTCGCCTTGGCCAAACGTTTCCTTTGGGGGCAACGGTCTATGGGGATGGGGTTAATTTTTGCTTGTTTTCTAAGCATGCAGAAAGGGTGACATTGTTGTTATTTGATCGCCCTAATGATCCCGCACCGGCTAGGACAATTGAGCTTGATCCAGACCGGAATCGTACTTTCTACTACTGGCATATTTTTGTTGAAGGTTTAAAGGCTGGCCAGGTTTATGCTTACCGTGTTGATGGCCCCCAGGAACCGGAAAAGGGCCATCGGTTTGACCCGGACAAAGTTTTGCTCGACCCCTATGCCAAGGCGATCGCCGGTAAGGATATTTACGACCGGAAGGCAGCCATGCTACCCGGGGACAATTGTGCCCAAGCCCTACGCAGTGTAGTGGCAGACACCAGCGTGTACGATTGGGAAGATGACAAAGCTCCCCGCACTCCCTACGCCGCCAGCATTATCTATGAGTTGCACGTGGGGGGATTCACCCGTAACCCCAATTCTGGCCTCAGCGAAAAAAAACGGGGCACCTATGCGGGACTAATTGAAAAAATCCCCTATCTTAAGGAACTGGGCATTACTGCGGTGGAACTTTTGCCAGTCCATTATTTCGACCCAGAAGATGCCCAACCGGGGCTGACTAACTATTGGGGCTATAGCACCATTGGCTTTTTTGCCCCCCACCAGGGTTACAGTGCCGCTGATGATCCCCTGGAAGTGGTGGACGAATTTCGGGATATGGTCAAGGCCCTCCACAAAGCGGGCATAGAAGTAATTTTAGATGTGGTATTCAACCATACGGCGGAGGGAAACGAAAAAGGGCCCACCCTTTCCTTCCGGGGCATTGACAACAAAACCTATTACATTCTGGATGAAGACAAAAGTTCCTATAGCAACTACAGCGGTTGCGGCAACAGTGTCAAGGCCAATCACCCTGTGGTGGGAGGCTTAATTCTTGATTCTCTCCGTTACTGGGTATCGGAAATGCACGTGGATGGTTTTCGCTTTGACCTAGCTTCCGTACTGGTGCGGGATACTAAAGGGGTGCCCCTCCATGGCAGTGAAATTGCCACCGCTAACATCATTTGGGCGATCGAATCTGACCCAATTTTAGCCGGTACTAAATTGATCGCCGAAGCGTGGGACGCAGCGGGACTGTACAGCGTTGGTAAATTTGTGGAGTTGGCGGACTGGTTTGCGGAATGGAACGGCCCTTTTCGGGACGATGTGCGTCGCTTTGTCAAAGGGGATAATGGCGCAGTGCCAGCGTTGGCTAGCCGCTTACTGGGTAGCCCAGATATTTACTACCGTCAAGATACGGACATTAACCGCAGTATTAACTTTGTCACCTGCCATGATGGCTTCACCCTACTGGATTTAGTTTCCTACGATGAAAAACACAATGAAGCCAATGGGGAAAATAACCGAGATGGCGCCAATGATAACTTTAGTTGGAACTGCGGTGTGGAAGGAGAAACTGATGATCCAAAAATCAATCAACTGCGACTGCGGCAAATTAAAAACTTTTTGACCATTCTCTTTTTCTCCCAGGGTACGCCGATGTTACTGATGGGGGATCCCGTGGGCAGGACCCAAAGGGGCAACAATAATGGCTATTGCCAGGATAACGAACTAAGTTGGTTCGATTGGAGTGGAGAAGAAACCCACGGCGATGAAACTCACTTTTTGCGAGGCATTATTGCTTTGACCCAAAGCTTATCCCTATTTCTTGAGGAAAGTTTGTTGCCGGTGCTAAATTTCGCCTTACCCCGCCTACCTGACGACAATGAAACTTCAGACGCAGAAAACCCAGAAGGGGAAGAACTGGTTTATAAACCCCTACCTCCAGTGGATGAAGCGGCTCTGCGGCAAATGTATCTCAAAGCAACCAAGGATTTACCGGGACCCTGCGTGGTCTGGCATGGAGTGAAACTAGCCCAGCCTGATTGGTCCTACACTTCCCATACTTTGGCGGTTACCCTATTCCATCCCCAGGCTAGGGAAATTCTCCATCTGATCTTTAATGCCTATTGGGAACCGCTAAATTTTGAATTGCCTCCTCTAAACGATGGTTTAACTTGGCATCGATTGGTGGATACCTATTTACCAACTCCGGAGGATTTCCAACGGCCGGCGATCGCCCCCGCTGTCGAGGGAGAGGAATATTGGGTTCAACCCCGTTCTTCGGTGGTGTTAATGGCAAAATAA
- the kdpC gene encoding K(+)-transporting ATPase subunit C — protein sequence MSQVREFSKAVRATILLWIITAIFYPLLVWVIGQLIFPFQANGSMLKNDQGTIVASALIGQPFNGDRYFWSRPSMVDYSTGSMAGITGISGASNLAPGSFLLKERIDHNLKKLQEADIKPTADLVYSSGSGLDPHISLEAAKNQINRIVQARKINPSQVELLITQATEGRFLGIFGEPGVNVVKLNLALDQIDSLAPQ from the coding sequence ATGAGCCAAGTACGGGAATTTTCCAAAGCAGTTCGGGCCACCATTTTATTGTGGATAATCACAGCTATTTTCTATCCGCTGCTAGTCTGGGTCATTGGGCAACTAATCTTCCCCTTTCAAGCCAACGGCAGTATGCTGAAAAATGACCAGGGAACCATCGTTGCTTCCGCATTAATCGGCCAACCTTTTAATGGCGATCGCTATTTTTGGAGCCGCCCCAGCATGGTGGATTATAGCACCGGTTCAATGGCGGGCATAACAGGAATTTCGGGGGCCAGTAACTTGGCTCCAGGCAGCTTCCTTTTAAAAGAAAGGATTGATCATAACTTGAAAAAATTACAAGAAGCTGATATTAAACCCACCGCTGATTTAGTCTATAGCTCTGGTTCAGGTTTAGATCCCCATATCAGCTTAGAAGCGGCAAAAAATCAAATCAATCGCATTGTCCAAGCTCGTAAAATTAACCCTAGCCAGGTGGAATTATTAATTACCCAGGCCACTGAAGGTCGCTTTTTAGGGATTTTTGGAGAACCAGGGGTAAATGTTGTTAAGCTAAATTTAGCCCTTGATCAAATTGATAGTTTGGCGCCTCAATGA
- a CDS encoding MASE1 domain-containing protein, whose amino-acid sequence MANTFGNFQSVPWWKQIFTAIAICGTVYISQLFVTYSGTASSPIWVPTGVSVGLLYVWGYPVWLGMFVGLLFGEAMVLNGLESLPNFILTIAITCVVSLVNLFSSYLSHRLTEGDYFFAKTKNIIKFIIFVCFASRISAAIICPFLLYLFAKIPLSLYSEIAYTWLLSDAFALLIFAPFIIACNQNIEEFTQRIRARWLEGFTILFCVLIIVQIIANDYPIEYLLIPFLVWSAFRFTEVGSSLLTIIISILLVFILAIDQDEISIKNQLLLLQSILACISMTTLILNAVLSENEKAKNQLSEANQALIEQNKKLQELYQQKEIERAQREKILIEYNQSLEKQVALVEAKEIAESEAKAKSTFIANMSHELRSPLNAIIGFSQLMLRTKNLPMEQYENASIIQRSGEYLLNLINNILDFSKIEAGKTSLNCHHFDIHLLLDDLEDMLHLKADSEGIELIFNRDDNLPRYIYSDEIKLRQILLNLLSNAIKFTPQGQVNLTANFRKVNQDGEISQENQKGEESSEDKYWLDFTVQDTGKGIDEAELNNLFEAFSQTESGRNAQEGTGLGLAITRQFIDLMGGEIFVSSVVDQGTTFDFSVLVEPGEMTLSREPNSVKKVLALTSGQPIYKILVVDDKSVNRQLLIKLLAPFGFELAEAANGQEAIALWETWEPHLIFMDMRMPVMDGYEATKYIKGRVKGNATAIVALTASVLEEEKAIVLSAGCDDFLRKPFRENTIFDALTKHLGVTYVYDSAVGRDNEQGTTDLMAEQFLIMPHQWLEQLYDYILEADTERVMKLVAKIPPSAPELEQNLTKLVRRFEFEKILDLIEPLLK is encoded by the coding sequence TTGGCAAATACTTTTGGCAATTTTCAATCCGTCCCTTGGTGGAAACAAATTTTCACGGCGATCGCCATTTGTGGCACCGTCTACATTTCCCAATTATTTGTTACCTATTCTGGCACTGCTTCCTCGCCCATTTGGGTTCCCACAGGCGTTTCTGTTGGTCTTTTATATGTTTGGGGTTATCCCGTCTGGCTAGGTATGTTTGTGGGGCTATTGTTCGGAGAAGCTATGGTCCTCAATGGCCTGGAAAGCCTGCCGAATTTTATCCTAACCATTGCCATCACCTGTGTAGTAAGCTTAGTCAATCTTTTTTCGAGCTATCTTAGCCATCGCTTAACAGAGGGAGATTACTTTTTTGCCAAAACCAAAAATATTATTAAATTCATTATTTTTGTTTGTTTTGCTAGTCGTATTTCCGCCGCCATTATTTGTCCATTCCTGTTGTACTTATTTGCTAAAATTCCCCTAAGTTTATATTCGGAAATTGCCTACACTTGGTTGCTTAGTGATGCTTTTGCTCTGTTAATTTTTGCACCTTTTATTATCGCCTGCAATCAAAATATTGAAGAATTTACCCAACGCATTAGGGCAAGGTGGTTAGAGGGTTTTACTATTTTATTTTGTGTTTTAATCATTGTTCAAATCATTGCTAATGATTATCCCATTGAATATTTACTAATCCCTTTTTTAGTATGGTCTGCCTTCCGTTTCACTGAAGTTGGTTCTTCTTTATTGACAATTATAATCTCCATTCTATTGGTTTTTATCCTTGCCATTGATCAAGATGAGATTTCGATTAAAAATCAGCTTTTACTATTGCAGTCAATCCTAGCTTGTATTAGTATGACTACCCTGATCTTAAATGCAGTTCTAAGTGAAAACGAAAAGGCAAAAAACCAATTATCTGAGGCCAATCAAGCCCTGATAGAGCAAAATAAGAAACTGCAGGAACTATATCAACAAAAAGAAATTGAGCGGGCGCAAAGGGAGAAAATTTTAATTGAATACAATCAATCTTTAGAAAAGCAAGTTGCTTTGGTTGAGGCAAAAGAAATAGCAGAAAGTGAAGCCAAAGCAAAAAGTACTTTCATTGCTAACATGAGCCATGAGCTCCGTTCTCCCCTAAACGCTATTATTGGTTTTTCCCAGCTTATGCTACGCACGAAAAATTTGCCGATGGAGCAGTATGAAAATGCCAGCATTATTCAACGAAGTGGAGAATATTTATTGAACTTGATTAATAATATTCTTGATTTCTCTAAAATTGAAGCGGGTAAAACCAGTTTAAATTGTCATCATTTTGACATCCATCTATTATTGGATGATCTGGAGGATATGCTTCATTTAAAAGCTGACAGTGAAGGAATAGAATTAATTTTTAATCGAGATGATAATTTACCTCGATATATTTATAGTGACGAAATTAAGTTAAGACAAATTTTACTGAATTTATTAAGTAATGCTATTAAATTCACACCCCAAGGTCAAGTAAACTTAACAGCCAACTTTAGAAAGGTTAATCAAGATGGCGAAATTAGTCAAGAGAATCAAAAGGGAGAGGAAAGTTCCGAAGATAAATATTGGCTAGACTTTACGGTACAAGATACAGGTAAAGGGATTGACGAAGCAGAGTTAAATAATTTATTTGAAGCTTTTTCCCAAACGGAATCCGGTCGTAATGCCCAAGAAGGAACAGGTTTAGGTTTAGCTATTACCCGACAATTCATTGATTTAATGGGGGGAGAAATTTTTGTTAGTAGTGTAGTTGACCAGGGCACTACTTTTGATTTTTCCGTGTTGGTTGAGCCGGGAGAAATGACCTTGAGCCGGGAACCAAATTCGGTCAAAAAGGTTTTGGCCCTGACCTCCGGTCAGCCTATTTACAAAATCTTGGTGGTGGACGATAAAAGTGTCAACCGGCAACTATTGATTAAACTCCTGGCTCCGTTTGGGTTTGAACTGGCCGAAGCCGCCAATGGACAAGAAGCGATCGCCCTGTGGGAAACCTGGGAACCCCATTTGATTTTCATGGACATGAGAATGCCCGTGATGGATGGATACGAAGCCACTAAGTATATCAAGGGAAGGGTTAAGGGCAATGCAACGGCGATTGTGGCCCTAACAGCTAGTGTATTGGAGGAAGAAAAGGCGATCGTGCTTTCGGCCGGGTGCGATGATTTTCTCCGTAAACCGTTTCGGGAGAATACTATCTTTGATGCCTTGACCAAACATTTAGGAGTAACATATGTTTATGATTCAGCCGTAGGACGAGATAATGAGCAAGGGACAACAGATCTTATGGCTGAGCAGTTTCTGATTATGCCCCACCAGTGGCTAGAGCAGCTATACGATTATATTTTGGAGGCTGACACTGAACGGGTGATGAAACTAGTGGCAAAAATTCCTCCATCAGCGCCGGAACTAGAGCAAAATCTGACTAAGTTAGTGCGTAGATTTGAGTTTGAAAAAATCCTCGACTTGATTGAGCCACTATTAAAGTAA
- the ychF gene encoding redox-regulated ATPase YchF: protein MLRAGIVGLPNVGKSTLFNALVANAKAEAANFPFCTIEPNVGVVSVPDDRLERLAEISQSAKIIPTRMEFVDIAGLVAGASKGEGLGNQFLANIREVDAIVHVVRCFDDDDIIHVSGSVDPVRDVEVIDLELVLADLAQVEKRLERSRKQARGNKDLLEEVAILERLVSALNEGVPARRVGLTAEEQELIKSLGLLTLKPIIYATNVTEEDLASGNDWVEQVKAIATKDEAKVVVISAQVESELIELPEEERQDFLASLGVTEGGLKSLIRATYELLGLRTYLTTGPQETRAWTIISGMKAPQAAGVIHTDFERGFIRAETVAYEDLVNSGSMQGAKEKGLVRSEGKEYVVQEGDVMLFRFNV from the coding sequence ATGCTCAGAGCCGGAATTGTTGGTCTGCCCAATGTGGGAAAATCCACCCTCTTCAACGCCCTGGTGGCCAATGCAAAGGCCGAAGCCGCTAACTTTCCCTTCTGCACCATTGAACCCAATGTGGGGGTAGTGTCTGTGCCGGACGATCGCCTGGAGAGGTTGGCAGAGATTTCCCAATCGGCCAAGATAATTCCCACCCGCATGGAATTTGTCGATATTGCCGGTTTGGTAGCGGGGGCCAGTAAGGGGGAAGGCTTGGGCAACCAATTTCTAGCCAATATCCGGGAAGTGGACGCCATTGTCCATGTGGTGCGCTGTTTTGATGATGATGACATTATCCATGTGTCAGGTTCTGTCGATCCGGTGCGGGATGTGGAAGTGATTGACTTGGAACTGGTGCTGGCGGACTTGGCCCAAGTGGAAAAAAGGTTGGAACGCAGCCGTAAGCAGGCCCGGGGTAATAAGGATTTGTTGGAAGAAGTGGCCATTTTGGAAAGATTGGTCAGTGCCCTCAATGAAGGTGTTCCAGCCCGACGGGTGGGACTAACGGCGGAAGAACAGGAATTGATTAAGTCCCTGGGTTTACTGACCCTCAAACCCATCATCTATGCCACCAACGTCACCGAGGAAGACTTAGCAAGTGGCAATGATTGGGTCGAACAAGTGAAGGCGATCGCCACTAAGGATGAAGCAAAAGTGGTGGTGATTTCGGCCCAGGTGGAATCGGAACTGATTGAATTACCTGAAGAGGAGCGGCAGGACTTTTTGGCTAGTTTGGGGGTGACCGAAGGAGGATTGAAATCTCTCATTCGAGCTACCTATGAACTTTTGGGGTTACGCACCTACCTCACCACCGGCCCCCAGGAAACCCGGGCTTGGACCATCATCAGCGGCATGAAAGCGCCCCAGGCGGCGGGGGTAATTCACACCGATTTTGAGCGGGGTTTTATTCGGGCGGAAACCGTTGCCTATGAAGATTTAGTCAATTCCGGCAGCATGCAGGGGGCTAAGGAAAAGGGCCTAGTCCGCAGTGAAGGAAAAGAATATGTGGTACAGGAGGGGGATGTAATGCTCTTCCGCTTCAATGTTTAG
- a CDS encoding GNAT family N-acetyltransferase: protein MHLRQYHQSDLEAVIEVFSNAVHQLGIQHYSRNALLAWAPYNPDREKWRDRLASILVLIVEDGGAIAGFIGYDRTGLIDLLFVHSAFARRGIATMLMETVEQLAAIDGLDYIHTKASLVARPFFESRGFVIAGEEIVSVGGENLCRFDMIKAIDSDQKAILSLPNSILNRILSC from the coding sequence ATGCATCTGCGTCAATATCACCAGTCAGATTTAGAAGCTGTTATCGAGGTTTTTAGTAATGCTGTTCATCAATTGGGGATCCAGCACTATAGCAGAAACGCACTTTTAGCCTGGGCTCCCTATAATCCAGACCGAGAAAAATGGCGCGATCGCCTGGCATCCATTCTGGTTTTAATAGTTGAAGATGGGGGGGCAATTGCGGGTTTTATCGGTTATGACCGCACCGGATTAATTGATTTACTCTTTGTACATTCAGCCTTTGCTCGCCGGGGCATTGCGACTATGCTGATGGAAACCGTGGAGCAATTGGCGGCCATTGATGGATTGGACTATATTCATACCAAAGCAAGTCTGGTGGCTCGGCCATTTTTTGAGTCTAGAGGTTTCGTTATAGCAGGAGAGGAAATTGTTAGCGTGGGGGGAGAAAATCTATGCAGGTTTGATATGATAAAAGCCATAGATTCTGATCAAAAGGCTATTTTATCCCTGCCAAATTCTATTCTTAATCGAATATTATCTTGCTAA
- a CDS encoding universal stress protein, whose amino-acid sequence MIERRGRHKIFIGMAPGVGKTYKMLEEGKRLKQQGVDVVIGLLETHGRQDTLNQSLGLETVLRRSFRKKEVTLWEMDTQAILARSPQLVLIDELAHTNIPGSLHQKRYQDVEEILHLGIDVYSTVNIQHLESLNDLVARITGIVVRERIPDRLLEEADEVILVDVTAETLEERLREGKIYTPDKIEQSLANFFQRRNLIALRELALREVANTVEEEGEANLANQACPIQERVLVCISTYSNSVRLLRRGARLAHYMNAPLFVLFVEDPDRFLNKAETLHIENCEQLCQEFAGHFLRVTGQKVPEAIARVAEEHKITQIVLGESLQSRWKRLIKGSFTQKIISLIWQKHIDLHIIATEK is encoded by the coding sequence ATGATAGAGCGAAGAGGAAGACATAAAATCTTTATTGGCATGGCCCCTGGAGTTGGCAAAACATACAAAATGCTAGAGGAAGGGAAACGCCTCAAGCAGCAGGGGGTTGATGTTGTTATTGGGTTACTAGAAACCCATGGTCGTCAGGACACGTTGAACCAGTCTTTAGGATTAGAAACGGTTCTCCGCAGAAGTTTCCGCAAAAAAGAAGTAACGCTATGGGAAATGGATACCCAAGCTATTCTTGCCCGATCTCCCCAGTTGGTTTTAATTGATGAGCTAGCCCATACAAACATTCCTGGTTCTCTACACCAAAAACGCTACCAAGATGTGGAAGAAATTTTACATCTTGGCATTGATGTCTATTCCACTGTCAATATTCAACATCTGGAAAGCTTGAATGACTTGGTGGCCAGAATTACAGGGATAGTTGTCAGAGAAAGAATTCCCGATCGCCTTTTGGAAGAGGCAGATGAAGTTATTTTGGTGGATGTCACCGCTGAAACTTTGGAAGAAAGATTACGGGAAGGAAAAATTTATACCCCTGATAAAATAGAACAATCCCTAGCTAACTTTTTTCAACGGCGGAATTTAATCGCATTAAGGGAGTTAGCCCTAAGGGAAGTTGCCAATACTGTGGAAGAAGAAGGGGAGGCAAATTTAGCTAATCAAGCTTGCCCTATTCAAGAACGGGTTTTGGTTTGTATTTCTACCTATTCTAATTCAGTGCGACTATTGAGGCGTGGGGCCAGGTTAGCCCATTACATGAATGCACCTTTATTTGTCCTTTTTGTGGAAGACCCTGACCGTTTTTTAAATAAGGCTGAAACCCTACACATTGAAAACTGTGAACAACTCTGCCAGGAATTTGCTGGGCATTTCCTCAGGGTTACTGGTCAAAAAGTACCCGAGGCGATCGCCAGGGTTGCTGAAGAACATAAGATTACCCAAATTGTCCTGGGAGAAAGCCTGCAATCCCGTTGGAAGCGGCTCATCAAAGGCTCTTTTACCCAAAAGATAATTTCCCTAATTTGGCAAAAACACATTGATTTACATATTATTGCCACGGAAAAATAA
- the rre2 gene encoding high salinity-induced biofilm formation responseregulaton Rre2, whose protein sequence is MDRTNEKKGNILLVDDLPNNLQLLSDLLINLGYTVRSVTSGKMALKTLQAKRPDLILLDIKMPEMDGYQVCEMIKQDEDLQDIPIIFISALDDTFDKVKAFECGGVDYITKPFQIEEVIARIEGQLTIQRQRVALKREVRKRREAEEVLYQSRALLSSVLNSALDGIAAMQAVRDPQTGDIEDFRCLVINPILSKAFNRNREDLIGRVLLKRFLHRLDPQLFEQFVNLVETGTFLTQDIYFPMANSDWYHFVAVKLGDGFAITVRDITDRKRMELELQAANQQLQLLANIDGLTHIANRRRFDEYLAQEWQRHYREQKPLTLLLVDIDYFKAYNDFYGHQQGDDCLQKVAQTLVSIAQRVTDLVARYGGEEFVVILPNTNQEDAMAIAQKMLQAIAGLEIPHQGSTISEYITISIGISTLVPTAGDTVERIISEADQALYRAKSQGRNQAIA, encoded by the coding sequence ATGGATAGAACAAACGAAAAAAAAGGCAACATTCTTTTGGTTGATGATCTACCAAACAACCTACAGTTATTGAGTGATTTATTAATAAATTTGGGGTACACAGTACGGAGTGTTACCAGCGGAAAAATGGCCCTTAAAACTCTCCAGGCTAAGCGTCCAGATCTCATTTTGTTGGATATTAAAATGCCTGAGATGGACGGCTATCAGGTCTGCGAAATGATTAAGCAAGATGAGGATTTGCAAGATATTCCCATTATTTTTATCAGTGCCCTAGATGATACTTTTGACAAAGTTAAAGCGTTTGAGTGTGGTGGAGTTGACTACATTACCAAACCTTTTCAAATTGAGGAAGTGATAGCTCGCATTGAGGGTCAGCTTACTATTCAAAGACAAAGGGTAGCCCTCAAAAGGGAGGTGAGAAAACGAAGGGAAGCAGAGGAGGTACTTTATCAGTCTAGGGCTTTACTTTCTAGTGTGTTGAATTCAGCCTTGGATGGCATTGCGGCTATGCAAGCGGTGCGGGATCCCCAAACGGGCGATATTGAAGATTTTCGCTGTTTAGTGATCAATCCCATTCTTTCCAAGGCTTTTAATCGTAATCGGGAAGATTTAATTGGTAGAGTCTTACTAAAACGTTTTTTACACCGTTTAGATCCCCAACTTTTTGAGCAGTTTGTTAACTTGGTGGAAACGGGAACTTTTTTGACCCAGGATATTTATTTCCCCATGGCTAATTCGGATTGGTATCATTTTGTGGCGGTCAAATTAGGGGATGGTTTTGCGATCACAGTGCGGGATATTACTGACCGCAAAAGGATGGAATTGGAATTACAGGCGGCTAATCAACAATTGCAGTTATTGGCCAATATTGATGGCTTGACCCACATCGCCAATCGCCGTCGTTTTGATGAATATTTAGCCCAGGAATGGCAACGTCATTATCGAGAACAAAAACCGCTAACCCTACTTTTAGTAGATATTGATTATTTTAAAGCGTACAATGATTTTTATGGCCACCAACAGGGAGATGATTGTTTACAAAAAGTGGCCCAAACTTTAGTTAGCATTGCCCAACGGGTAACGGATTTAGTAGCGCGTTACGGAGGCGAAGAGTTTGTTGTTATTTTGCCTAATACGAACCAGGAAGACGCCATGGCCATAGCGCAAAAAATGCTTCAGGCGATCGCCGGCCTAGAAATTCCCCACCAGGGTTCGACGATTAGTGAATATATCACCATTAGCATTGGCATTAGCACCTTGGTGCCTACCGCTGGGGATACTGTGGAAAGGATTATTAGCGAAGCGGATCAAGCTTTGTATCGAGCTAAATCCCAGGGACGGAACCAGGCGATCGCCTAA
- the kdpF gene encoding K(+)-transporting ATPase subunit F, translating to MDINTRKLLPRLNLKNISVYCFGILIFNLFVSPLVQASVGGVFSRGQSYALGLLGLVTFSLFIYLLFVIFQPEKF from the coding sequence ATGGACATAAACACTCGTAAACTTTTGCCTAGATTGAATTTGAAAAATATTTCCGTTTATTGCTTTGGAATTTTAATCTTTAATCTATTCGTCTCTCCCCTGGTTCAAGCTTCGGTGGGAGGAGTGTTTTCCCGGGGACAATCCTATGCTTTAGGGTTATTGGGTCTAGTGACTTTCAGTTTGTTTATTTACCTTCTTTTCGTAATTTTTCAACCAGAAAAATTTTAA
- the thiL gene encoding thiamine-phosphate kinase yields MADPFLSKSFSAHYPNTTIGELGEQGLLAQLQKFSPAEITGDDAAVFDLPSSDSLVISTDMLVENVHFSEQTTSAFDVGWRGAAANLSDLAAMGATPTGITVALALPACTTLPWILGVYEGLIACLKPWRTPILGGDVSRSPIKTISITVLGQVPLDKAMYRRQAQVGNWIIATGDHGAARAGLECLLHPQKTENLPAEQKLIWQTAHQRPQPRLDLVPSLACLETTIGAMDSSDGLADAVLQICRSSQVGAELWAEKLPIAQGLAHWVGPETATAWTLYGGEDFELILTLSPLLAQRWLAAIAPLNLTPARFPRIIGRIVDGTAVSLIFDNGAREKLSLEQGFQHFQA; encoded by the coding sequence TTGGCCGACCCATTTCTATCCAAGTCATTCTCAGCCCACTATCCCAACACAACCATTGGGGAGTTGGGGGAACAGGGCCTATTAGCCCAACTGCAGAAATTTTCCCCGGCGGAGATAACTGGGGACGATGCCGCTGTGTTCGATTTGCCCAGCTCGGACTCCCTGGTAATCAGCACTGATATGTTGGTGGAAAATGTCCATTTCAGTGAACAAACCACCTCTGCCTTTGATGTGGGTTGGCGGGGAGCGGCGGCCAATTTATCGGATCTAGCCGCTATGGGGGCCACACCGACGGGAATCACTGTGGCTTTGGCATTGCCTGCCTGCACCACTTTGCCTTGGATTCTTGGGGTTTATGAGGGTTTAATTGCCTGTTTGAAGCCTTGGCGAACTCCAATTCTCGGGGGAGATGTGTCTCGATCGCCGATTAAAACCATCAGCATCACCGTTTTAGGTCAAGTGCCTCTGGACAAGGCCATGTACCGTCGCCAAGCTCAGGTGGGGAACTGGATCATTGCCACCGGAGACCATGGAGCGGCCCGGGCTGGCTTGGAATGTTTACTTCATCCGCAAAAGACTGAGAATTTACCGGCGGAACAAAAATTGATTTGGCAAACGGCCCATCAACGGCCCCAACCCCGATTGGATTTAGTACCCTCCCTCGCTTGTTTGGAAACTACCATTGGCGCCATGGACAGCAGTGACGGCCTAGCCGATGCCGTGTTACAAATTTGCCGATCTAGTCAAGTGGGAGCCGAGTTATGGGCGGAAAAACTACCCATTGCCCAGGGATTGGCCCATTGGGTGGGGCCCGAAACCGCTACGGCTTGGACTCTTTATGGTGGAGAAGATTTTGAGTTGATTTTGACCCTTTCCCCCCTTCTGGCCCAACGATGGCTAGCGGCGATCGCGCCTTTAAACCTAACGCCGGCCCGTTTCCCTCGAATCATCGGCAGAATTGTTGATGGAACTGCAGTCTCATTAATTTTCGACAATGGAGCGCGGGAAAAGCTATCCCTGGAGCAAGGATTTCAACATTTTCAAGCATAG